From the Mahella australiensis 50-1 BON genome, the window TAATTTATGTAAAATGGTAAAAAATATACTAATAGGAATAATAATCTTTGGGAGGACTTTTTATGCATACACAAGCTGATGAAGTTTGGTATAAGGTGATAGCTGCTTTAAATGCCAGGCTAACACAAGTAAGCCTTAATTCGTGGCTTAAAAACGTAAAACCTATAGGCATATATGAGCATACACTGGTGCTAGCTGTGTCGAATAAATTCCTTAAAACAATAGTAGAATCCAGATACAGCAATTACATATACGATGCTTTAAAGGATATCGCGCCTGAGATAAGCGATGTGGAGATAATGGTAGCTGTAGATGACGATATAGAAGAATATAAGGCCCAGATGACGCCAAACGATAATACGCCTGCAGATAATAAACAGGATACACCGAAAGACGAAGCTTTATCAGCCATATCGCAAAACGATACTCTAAACCCTAAGTATACCTTTGATACATTCGTCATAGGCAACAGCAACCGTTTCGCCCACGCGGCATCTTTAGCGGTAGCTGAAGCACCGGGTAAAGCCTATAATCCACTGTTCATATACGGAGGCGTGGGATTGGGCAAGACCCATCTTATGCACGCCATAGGCCACCGTATATTGGAGAATAATCCAGGAATAAGGCTGATGTATGTGACATCGGAAAAGTTCACCAATGAGCTGATAAATTCCATAAAGGATGATAGAAACGAGGTTTTCAGAAACAAATACCGTAACATAGACGTACTGCTGATAGACGATATACAATTTATAGCCAATAAAGAGCGGACACAGGAGGAATTCTTCCATACATTCAATACGCTGTATGAAACCAATCATCAAATAATAATATCCAGCGATAGACCGCCTAAGGATATACCCACACTGGAGGACAGGCTTCGCTCGCGTTTCGAATGGGGCTTACTGGCCGATATACAGCCCCCAGATCTTGAAACGCGTATAGCTATACTGAGAAAAAAAGCCGATATGGAAAATATAAAGGTAGCCGACGACATATTGCTCTTTATAGCGCAACAGATACAATCGAACATACGAGAATTAGAAGGGGCACTTGTTAAAATCATGGCCTATGCATCGCTGAATGAACGAAATATAGACATAGATGTGGCCGGCGATGTGCTCAAAGACATAATAAAAGATGATCAACC encodes:
- the dnaA gene encoding chromosomal replication initiator protein DnaA, whose product is MHTQADEVWYKVIAALNARLTQVSLNSWLKNVKPIGIYEHTLVLAVSNKFLKTIVESRYSNYIYDALKDIAPEISDVEIMVAVDDDIEEYKAQMTPNDNTPADNKQDTPKDEALSAISQNDTLNPKYTFDTFVIGNSNRFAHAASLAVAEAPGKAYNPLFIYGGVGLGKTHLMHAIGHRILENNPGIRLMYVTSEKFTNELINSIKDDRNEVFRNKYRNIDVLLIDDIQFIANKERTQEEFFHTFNTLYETNHQIIISSDRPPKDIPTLEDRLRSRFEWGLLADIQPPDLETRIAILRKKADMENIKVADDILLFIAQQIQSNIRELEGALVKIMAYASLNERNIDIDVAGDVLKDIIKDDQPQKITVDRIQKIVSNYFNMKPDDFKAKKRSRAISYPRQIAMYLCREMTDLSLPKIGEEFGGRDHTTVIHACEKIMGDMEKEPEIKLTINELKKRIQSN